The following coding sequences are from one Ammoniphilus sp. CFH 90114 window:
- a CDS encoding SulP family inorganic anion transporter, which yields MKLAWSGRFEGYSLEHVKKDLLSGLIVGIIAIPLGMAFAMASGVKPEYGIYTTITAGILISLFGGSKYQIGGPTGAFIPILFAVVMQYGYENLLIAGFMAGGLLVLMGMFKLGALVKYMPRPVTIGFTSGIAVIIFTGQIANFLGLDDVKKHEYFLDNMVELVTHLGTFNIYSFLTGLICLGILLATPRWFPKIPGPLMGLVISTIVATVFFSDKVETIGTVFGGIPQGLPELRLPELTWDKIQMLFIPAFVIAMLGGIESLLSAVVADGMSGSRHNSNKELIGQGIANMVTPLFGGIPATGAIARTATNIKNGAVSPMSGVIHGVVVLLVLLFLAPYASHIPIASMAPILMVVAWNMSERKEFFHVAMTRTSDSFVLILTFLLTVFTNLTIAVEVGLVLAVLLFVKRMSDILTVAKVLPDPADKIVKAHMVREGHDCPQISIYNIEGPLFFGAAQHFEKTIMNTIKFKPKVLLLRMGKVPYMDTTGELNLASIVKHFQKSGGIVLISKLAEQPEEMLKKTGLYEKIREDHFFDHTGDAINYALAHLNRLQCLGCKHFAFHECQHLSVADPHYEAGLPKSDNITV from the coding sequence ATGAAGCTAGCGTGGTCAGGGAGATTTGAAGGATATTCATTAGAGCATGTTAAGAAGGACTTGTTGTCCGGCTTGATCGTGGGTATTATTGCAATACCTTTGGGAATGGCCTTCGCTATGGCCTCTGGAGTAAAACCGGAATACGGAATTTATACCACCATCACGGCAGGTATACTCATCTCTTTATTTGGCGGCTCTAAGTATCAAATCGGGGGTCCCACAGGTGCCTTTATTCCAATACTTTTCGCCGTTGTCATGCAATACGGATATGAGAACCTGCTGATTGCAGGGTTTATGGCAGGCGGGCTGTTGGTGTTAATGGGGATGTTTAAGCTAGGTGCCCTAGTGAAGTACATGCCAAGGCCTGTAACCATTGGTTTTACAAGTGGAATTGCGGTTATCATTTTTACTGGACAAATTGCTAACTTTCTCGGATTAGATGATGTGAAAAAACATGAGTATTTCCTTGATAATATGGTTGAATTGGTCACTCATCTGGGCACGTTTAATATCTATAGTTTTCTTACGGGACTTATCTGTTTAGGAATCCTGCTTGCTACACCGAGATGGTTTCCTAAGATTCCAGGCCCGCTCATGGGCTTGGTCATTTCTACAATAGTAGCAACTGTATTTTTTTCTGACAAAGTGGAGACGATTGGAACGGTGTTTGGAGGTATTCCTCAAGGCCTTCCTGAGTTGCGATTACCTGAGCTTACTTGGGATAAGATACAGATGTTATTTATACCGGCCTTTGTTATTGCGATGCTCGGAGGTATAGAGTCGTTGTTATCGGCCGTAGTAGCAGATGGAATGTCAGGGAGTAGACACAACAGCAACAAGGAATTAATAGGGCAAGGGATTGCGAACATGGTGACGCCTTTATTTGGCGGAATCCCTGCTACGGGAGCGATTGCTAGAACCGCTACAAACATAAAGAATGGGGCCGTATCTCCTATGTCAGGGGTGATTCACGGAGTTGTTGTTTTGCTGGTGCTCCTTTTTCTTGCTCCTTATGCATCCCACATCCCCATCGCGAGTATGGCACCGATTTTAATGGTAGTCGCTTGGAATATGAGTGAGCGGAAAGAGTTTTTTCATGTGGCAATGACAAGGACGAGTGACTCTTTTGTTCTTATTTTGACCTTTCTACTAACTGTTTTTACGAATCTAACGATAGCAGTGGAAGTTGGTTTAGTTCTAGCCGTACTGTTATTCGTTAAGCGTATGAGCGATATTTTAACTGTTGCTAAAGTACTTCCTGATCCAGCTGATAAAATAGTTAAGGCCCATATGGTTCGTGAAGGCCATGACTGTCCGCAGATTAGTATTTATAATATCGAAGGACCTCTCTTCTTCGGGGCAGCTCAACACTTTGAGAAAACCATTATGAATACAATCAAATTTAAACCGAAGGTTTTATTACTTCGTATGGGCAAGGTTCCTTATATGGACACAACCGGAGAATTGAATTTAGCAAGCATTGTAAAACATTTTCAAAAAAGTGGAGGGATTGTCCTAATATCCAAACTGGCTGAACAGCCTGAAGAGATGTTGAAAAAAACTGGGCTATACGAGAAAATTAGAGAAGATCACTTCTTTGATCACACAGGTGATGCCATTAATTATGCGCTTGCTCACCTCAATCGACTCCAATGTTTAGGTTGCAAGCATTTTGCCTTTCATGAATGTCAGCATCTTTCAGTGGCTGATCCCCATTATGAAGCAGGTCTCCCTAAGAGTGATAATATAACGGTTTAA
- a CDS encoding metalloregulator ArsR/SmtB family transcription factor — translation MNELPKFKAEFFKALAHPLRIRILELLCDGEKNVNELQTILGSEGSAVSQQLAVLRNKNIVSWRKEGTNVFYALRDPMIKNLLEVAKGIFNNHLIDNISMLSAMQKEK, via the coding sequence ATGAACGAATTGCCAAAGTTTAAAGCGGAATTTTTCAAAGCACTAGCCCATCCTTTGCGAATAAGAATACTAGAACTTTTATGTGATGGAGAAAAAAATGTAAATGAACTTCAAACGATCCTGGGTAGTGAGGGTTCGGCCGTATCCCAACAGTTAGCCGTCTTAAGAAATAAAAATATCGTGAGTTGGCGTAAGGAAGGAACAAATGTGTTTTACGCCTTACGGGACCCGATGATCAAGAATTTGCTGGAAGTGGCAAAAGGAATATTTAATAATCATTTAATTGATAACATTTCTATGTTGTCTGCTATGCAAAAAGAAAAATAG
- the tatC gene encoding twin-arginine translocase subunit TatC — MEQQEMHLVDHLGELRGRLIKTAIAFLVALVASFIYVKDIYNWLVRDLDGKLAILGPSDILWVYMMIAGVFAITVTIPVAAFQTWRFVYPALSVEERKVTLSFIPGLFILFVIGLSFGYFLLFPSVLGFLTALSAAQFETMFTAEKYFRFMLNLTLPFGFLFEMPLVVMFLTRLGILNPIRLAKARKLAYFLLIVVSVLITPPDFISDILVLVPLIVLYEISVTLSKFVYKKRLNAQAEAEV; from the coding sequence TGAGAGGTCGTTTAATTAAAACGGCTATCGCTTTTTTGGTAGCCCTGGTTGCTTCCTTTATTTATGTGAAAGATATCTACAATTGGCTTGTGAGAGATCTAGATGGAAAACTAGCCATCTTAGGGCCAAGTGATATTTTATGGGTCTATATGATGATTGCAGGAGTCTTTGCTATTACGGTAACCATCCCTGTTGCTGCGTTCCAGACGTGGCGTTTTGTTTACCCTGCGTTATCGGTGGAAGAACGAAAGGTGACATTAAGCTTTATTCCGGGGTTGTTTATCCTTTTTGTCATTGGTCTGTCGTTTGGTTACTTTTTGCTATTTCCTAGCGTGTTAGGCTTTTTAACGGCTCTTTCGGCTGCACAATTTGAAACGATGTTTACGGCCGAAAAGTATTTTCGCTTCATGTTGAATCTAACATTACCCTTTGGGTTCCTATTTGAGATGCCGCTAGTGGTTATGTTTCTTACACGTTTAGGCATTTTGAATCCCATTCGCTTAGCTAAAGCGAGGAAACTAGCCTACTTTTTGCTAATTGTCGTATCAGTCTTAATTACTCCACCAGATTTCATTTCAGATATTTTAGTTCTAGTTCCCTTAATTGTTCTTTATGAGATTAGTGTGACTCTATCTAAATTTGTCTATAAAAAAAGGCTGAATGCACAAGCAGAGGCCGAAGTTTAA